A stretch of DNA from Bradyrhizobium algeriense:
TGTTTCAGTTTGCTAACCAGTGCTGCGCAGGGCCGGCGCTGCTTGGTTGCCTATCCGGGGCAGGGCGTATATGAGTGCGCCCGATGGGGCCACGTGGCGGAGTGGTTACGCAACGGTCTGCAAAACCGTGTACACCAGTTCAATTCTGGTCGTGGCCTCCATCCATATAATCAATGGCTTAGGCCGATTATAGGAGAGGCCATAGGAGACCAGCCGCGCTTCAGCAGACGGCGTGCCAGCCCTCGGGAAACGGAACCAGCGGCCACGGGCCCCGGTTGTCGTTGGCGGCGCGCGGCGACGGATAAGAGCGCTGGGTCTGGACCACGAAATCATCCTCCGGGGCTGGCGCAACAGCCGTTTGAACGGCTTCCAGCAGCAAGTCGTATTCAACTTCGCTCATCGCGCTCTCCGGGGTTCCAGAGGCGATGGTCGCAAAACTATTTTGTTTCCATATTGAGCGGATCGTTCGAATTTTAACGATTCGGCGACCGCGGCAAAGCTGGTTACTGAAGTGTTGAGTTCCCCGCTTAAACGCTAACCCCGCGCAGGCGGGGTCGAGTGTGAGAAAAATCACTTTTTGCAAAATTTAGTTCGCGTATTCGCCTGGATGACGCCGGCCTTGTCAAGGCGGGCACGATCCAGGGAGACGCGGTCATGAAGGCACGGTTTGCGCGAAGTGCGGCAGGGCTCTTTCGTTCGCGCCGGGCTTCGACGCTCGGCTTCCTGCTCACGCTGATGGCGAGCGGCTCGGCCGCTGCCCAGCAAGGCACCCCCGAACAACGCCGGGCCTGTACGCCCGACGTCTACCGCCTCTGCGCCGGCGAGATCCCGAACGCCCGGGCGATTACCGCATGCCTGCGCCGGCAGAAGTCGAGCTTGAGCCCGGCTTGTGCTGCGGTGTTCGAGCAGTGAGCACCAACCGCTTCCTTACATCTCCAGCGCGGCCAGATTCTTCGGCAGCATCCGCTTGAACAAAGTGAGAATGCGGGCAGCTTCCTTCGCGTCCTGCGTAATGGCGTGGCGGACTGTGGCGGCGATCAGCGTCATGATCAGTTGGGAAAACGAGGCGAGGGCGGTTGCGGGCGCGCCGGGTGCGATCCGCCGCAGCGCATCGCCGAGCAGCCCGGCGAGATAGACGCCGTCCTCCTCGTCGAGTTTTTGCAGGGCACGGTCGGCCTGCGTCGCTTGCCAGATATCGCGCATGACCGGCACGTCCATGAACATCTGATAGTAGCTGTCGGTAATACGGCACAAAGCCGGATGCAGATCCCTTGCGTTCCTGACCACGGCGAGGTCGCGCCGGACGCAGTCGCGGCCAACCGCATTGTAGCGTTCCGCCAGCGTGCCGATGATCGCGGTCTTGTCCGGAAAGTATTGATAGAGCGAGCCGAACGGTACGCCGCTGCGCTCGACGACGTCGCTCATGCGGAAGGCTTCGCTGCCCTTTTCAGCCATCAGCGCTGCCGCGCATGCGAGGATTTTCTCGAACCGCTCGCGGCTGCGCTGCTGGGTCGGGACGAGGCGCGCCAATCCCCCAGCGCCTGCTTCGGCGGCTTTCTGTCCGGCTTTTCCCCTCGGCATCGGTCCTCTCACATAAAAGCGACTTGACGTTACTAATACGAGAGTTTATCGGGTTTAGCAAATACGAGGTATTCTCGTATTACGTTCCGAAAGGATGATCCATGTCAGAACTTCCGATCCTGATCATCGGCGGCGCCGGCAAGACCGGGGCGCGCGTCAATGCGCTGCTGAGGGCGAGCGGCGTCCCGACGCGGCCGGTGTCGCGTTCGACGCCCATTCCGTTCGACTGGACCCGGCCCGAGACATGGCCGGCCGCGCTTGCCGGCGTCTCGATGGCCTATGTCACCTTCCAGCCGGATCTTGCCGTCGAGGGCGCCGCCGAGGCGATCGCGGAGGTCAGCCGGCTGGCGCGCGCGAACGGACTGGAGCGCGTCGTATTGCTGTCGGGCCGCGGCGAGCCGGGGGCGCAACGGGCGGAGGCGGCGTTGCAGCAATCCGGAGTTCCCTGGACCATCGTGCGCGCAAGCTGGTTCGACCAGAATTTTTCCGAAGGCTATCTGCTCGACGGCGTGCTGGCCGGCGAGATCGCCTTGCCGGCGGGTGCCGTGCCCGAACCGTTCATCGACGCCGATGACATCGCCGAGGTCGTCGTCGCCGCGCTGACGGATCGGCGTCATGCCGGCAAGGTCTATGAGGTGACGGGGCCGCGCGCGCTGACGTTTGCGCAAGCCGTGGCCGAGATCGCCCGGTCCGCGGGGCGGCCGGTGCACTATCGGCAAATCGGTTCGGAAGAATTTGCCGACGGCATGCGGCCCCATGTCCCCGAGGAATACATCGCGCTTCTGCTCGAGTTGTTCACCGTCGTGCTCGACGGGCGCAATTCTGATGTCGCGCACGGCGTCGAACAGGCGCTCGGCCGCCCCGCGCGCGACTTTGCGGATTACGCCCGCCGAACCGCGGCGACCGGTGTCTGGAGGGCATGATCATGCTGCACATGTTGATGGTCGGCCTGCTGTGGTTTTCCGCTGTTGGCTGCGGCCTGCTCGCCGGTCTTTATTTCGCGTTTTCGGCCTTCATCATGACGGCGCTTGGCCGCATCGGGCAGGCGGCAGGCATCGCGGCGATGAATGCGATCAACATAGCGATCGTCCAATCGCTGTTCCTGCCGATCTTCCTGACGACGACGGCCGCGAGCGGAGCCCTGGCGGTGATCGCGCTGTTTCGCTGGGGCGAGCCCGGCGCGATGGCCATGGTGGCCGGCGGCGTGCTCTATGTGCTCGGCATGTTCGTCGTCACGATGATCTTCAACGTGCCCTTGAACAACGCGCTTGCCGCGGCCGACCCCGCAAGCCCCGAGGCCGCCTCGCTGTGGGCGCGCTATCTGACGGACTGGACGTTGTGGAACCACGTGCGGACGGTCGCATCCACGGCAGCTTGCGCGCTGTTTATTGCGGCGATTGCGGCAAGGTAGGGCGCGCCGGAGATGCCGACAAACAAAAGCCGCCCCGGATCAGGGGGCGGCTTTCGAATTGTTTTCAGCGCGTGAGATCAGGCAGCCGTGAGAGCGCTTCCATTCCGCTTGCGGCGATAGGCCATGAAGCCGACGCCGGCGAAGCCGAGGATCATCATCGCCCAGGTCGACGGTTCCGGGACCGCAGCTACGGCGGTGAAGTCTGCCACGATCTTGAGCGTCGACGTTCCGCCCTCGGGATTCACCCATTTGGTGCCGTCGTACCATCCATCGCCATATTCAACGAAGTGAATGTCGGAAACCTTGACGCCGTTGAGGACGAATGGACCAAGGTTGTTGAGCGTTGCCTGGGTGATGTTGAACACGTTGTCAGGCGACGGGTTGGTCGTCTGCTGGATATTCAGGTTGAACAGCTGAGAATCAAACGCATTGCTCGGCGAGGTGAAGTTCAGCGAGAACGTGTAGTTGACGTTGAAGTTCTGGTCGGTGTTGTAGGTGGCCAGGTTCACCCAGGTGATCTTGCCGATAACGTAATCGTTCTTATCGGTCGGGACGTTGGTGCCGACGATGTCCGTGATGGTCAGCGTGCTCGGCTTGTTCTGATAATTGGATGCGCCCGACATTTTGAGCACATTGCCGTTGTTGGTAATGGAACAACTGGGGCCGCCGCCGCAATTCGTGACGTTGGAAAAATTGCCGTCGCCGGTGAAGCTCACGAGTGCTGCATTGGCCGGTGAATGCACTGCAGCGGCGAGCAAACCTGCGGTCAGAATTTTAAATACCTTGCCCATGTCGGGACACCCCAATTTTTAACGATTTATTATAATGCGACCCTCTCAGTTATTATATAGCTAGTCAAGGGAGTAGATTTAATTTTCAGAATTAAATGTCATTCCCCCGGTTGTAGGGTGAATCATGTTCGCCTGAAAGGAAGTGCTGGCCGGGCTGAGCGGGCGGCTTTTCAAAGTCCGATGGCTTCGGGCCAGAACACCGGCCGGCGCAGCCGTTTCGTGGCGCGCGCGCGACAGCTGGCGAATTGCGGAAAAGATATCCGGCAAAACGCGGCGAGGCTTCTCGGCCCCAGCGGGCGTATATCCCGCGCTGGCCGGGATTTAATCTGTCGTGTCGGAGGACATAAAGCCGTAACTGGCTCCCCGGGGCTGGATTCGAACCAGCGACCATTCGATTAACAGTCGCATACTACCTGTGGGTGTTGCATGACATGGCCAGACATGTCCGGACCTGTAACGAAATCAGTAGCTTACGGGAGACATTGAAGTCCGAACCGCTCTCAGGTCACGTCCGCCAAAAGTTCGAATGGTCGCCGAAGCGAACGCAAAAATCGGCGAGCAATCGAATGGTCGGTGCTAGCGGGCGTTCCAGCCCGCTCGTCTTCACGCCGACGTTGCTTTTAATAGCGGCGATCCACCCGGAACTCGCACCCGCGCAGCATTTTTGATGAACTCGCCAGTGGTGAAAAGTGGCTGAACTGGAAATTTAGTTCTGCTTCGCCCAACATGCCGCCGGGTAGGGGAAACAGAGATGGCTAACATCATGCAGTTCCGCGTCTGGATAACAAGACGGCGCTGGCAATTTTCCGAGAGCTTCAAGCCACCGTCACGCCTAACGGCATGTCGCTGCAAGCTGCGGGTGCCGATCCAGTGAATCTGCTATCATCAGATTAGCAGCGAAAAGAAATTCCGGCCAACAAAGCTGGCGGGCTCAAATGCGCTGACTTATGTCGTCGGCACTTATGCGAGCTATACTAGCTACACGACCCGCATTCAGAAGTATAATCTGAGTTGAGATCGATGCGGTTCATTGCGACTTGATGCCGAATGCCCAACGCGTCAACAATTGCTTTGGAGCAAACGAGCTGAGAGAAACGTTTTCCGGCTCGAAAACGACATCGCCGAAACGCCTGCAGACACAATCGAAGGGATGCGGGCAAAAGTGCGATGTGCCGAACTTTGGAGGCACGGTGAGAAAGTCGACAGCATTCCTGGCGGCTGCGAGGAAGCGATGGCGGTGTCGATCTTCGCCGACATTCAGCACATCGCGGCGAGGGCATTGTCCTAATGTTGTTTCCGGGCCCGCCGGTTCACGCTGGCGGGCCTTTCGAAAGGGGACGTGTCATGCCTAGAGCGTAGCACTCTAGCTTGCCGTGATGCGAGCTTTATGCTCGACTGCCGGCGCGTCCTTTTTCCAAGTTAAGGGAGAGCTGTGCATGAAGAAAATAATTCTTGTCGGTCTTGCGATCTTCGCTGTCTCCACTTCTGGCGCTTTGGCAGCCAAGAAAACGACGAAGCCGAAGGCACCTGCCGCCGCCGCCACGACCACGAACACGGGTGGCGCAGCTCCGCCCATGTTGGGCCAGGTTAGTGCCGCTGACCGCGAGCTATATGAGAAAAATCAACGCGACTCCGGCATGAAGAAGAAGTAGAGGGACAAGCTGCTCCAGCGCGCGCTTGCGCGCGCTGGATGGGCCTTAAGAAAGTAAGGCCGCCTCAGTTGGCGGCCTCTTTCATTCCAGAACCTCGTACTCAAAGGCCACGCCCTCAGGATCGTTCTCCTCGAACCATTTTTCTGCAGCATCCACGTTGGCGAGCACCTTGACGTGCTCGGGATCGCCGACCTGCTTGCTGGTGTTGACGTAGACAAAGACGGTCATTGGTCCCTCTTGAGCTTCCGTTTGCCCAAGTGGGTATCTTTCCGATCGGGATTGAACACCCGCTCGA
This window harbors:
- a CDS encoding choice-of-anchor K domain-containing protein; translation: MGKVFKILTAGLLAAAVHSPANAALVSFTGDGNFSNVTNCGGGPSCSITNNGNVLKMSGASNYQNKPSTLTITDIVGTNVPTDKNDYVIGKITWVNLATYNTDQNFNVNYTFSLNFTSPSNAFDSQLFNLNIQQTTNPSPDNVFNITQATLNNLGPFVLNGVKVSDIHFVEYGDGWYDGTKWVNPEGGTSTLKIVADFTAVAAVPEPSTWAMMILGFAGVGFMAYRRKRNGSALTAA
- a CDS encoding TetR/AcrR family transcriptional regulator, giving the protein MPRGKAGQKAAEAGAGGLARLVPTQQRSRERFEKILACAAALMAEKGSEAFRMSDVVERSGVPFGSLYQYFPDKTAIIGTLAERYNAVGRDCVRRDLAVVRNARDLHPALCRITDSYYQMFMDVPVMRDIWQATQADRALQKLDEEDGVYLAGLLGDALRRIAPGAPATALASFSQLIMTLIAATVRHAITQDAKEAARILTLFKRMLPKNLAALEM
- a CDS encoding DUF1772 domain-containing protein, which gives rise to MLHMLMVGLLWFSAVGCGLLAGLYFAFSAFIMTALGRIGQAAGIAAMNAINIAIVQSLFLPIFLTTTAASGALAVIALFRWGEPGAMAMVAGGVLYVLGMFVVTMIFNVPLNNALAAADPASPEAASLWARYLTDWTLWNHVRTVASTAACALFIAAIAAR
- a CDS encoding NmrA family NAD(P)-binding protein, with product MSELPILIIGGAGKTGARVNALLRASGVPTRPVSRSTPIPFDWTRPETWPAALAGVSMAYVTFQPDLAVEGAAEAIAEVSRLARANGLERVVLLSGRGEPGAQRAEAALQQSGVPWTIVRASWFDQNFSEGYLLDGVLAGEIALPAGAVPEPFIDADDIAEVVVAALTDRRHAGKVYEVTGPRALTFAQAVAEIARSAGRPVHYRQIGSEEFADGMRPHVPEEYIALLLELFTVVLDGRNSDVAHGVEQALGRPARDFADYARRTAATGVWRA